Proteins from a single region of Macrotis lagotis isolate mMagLag1 chromosome 2, bilby.v1.9.chrom.fasta, whole genome shotgun sequence:
- the AQP6 gene encoding aquaporin-6, giving the protein MLVCRLWAAISRALFAEFLATGLYVFFGVGSALRWPSAMPSVLQVAITFNLATAMAIQVTWKVSGAHVNPAVTLAFLVGSNISLPRAMAYVIAQLAGAITGAAVLYGVTPGDMRGSLGVNVVRNSVSSGQAVAVELVLTLQLVLCVLASTDSRQSPGSPAAIIGISVALGHLIGIYFTGCSMNPARSFGPAVIVGKFSVHWIFWIGPLTGAVLASLIYNFILFPNTKTLAQRLAILTGTMEAEEMVPQKKDPEPTSGNTELPNLV; this is encoded by the exons ATGTTGGTCTGCCGGCTCTGGGCAGCAATTAGCCGGGCACTGTTTGCTGAGTTCCTGGCAACAGGGCTCTATGTTTTCTTTGGTGTGGGTTCTGCTTTGCGCTGGCCCTCAGCAATGCCCTCTGTACTGCAAGTAGCCATCACTTTCAATCTGGCCACAGCCATGGCCATTCAAGTTACCTGGAAAGTGAGTGGGGCCCATGTCAATCCAGCTGTGACTCTGGCTTTCCTGGTGGGTTCCAATATTTCCCTGCCAAGAGCCATGGCCTATGTGATAGCCCAGCTGGCCGGGGCCATTACAGGAGCTGCTGTACTTTATGGAGTCACCCCAGGAGACATGCGAGGAAGCCTTGGAGTGAATGTG GTCCGGAACAGCGTTTCCTCAGGCCAGGCTGTTGCTGTAGAGTTGGTCCTGACCTTACAGCTGGTGCTCTGTGTCCTGGCTTCCACTGACAGTCGCCAGAGCCCAGGCTCTCCTGCTGCCATAATTGGGATCTCTGTGGCTTTGGGTCACTTAATTGGG ATCTACTTCACTGGTTGCTCCATGAACCCAGCTCGATCCTTTGGCCCAGCTGTCATCGTTGGCAAGTTCTCTGTCCATTGG ATTTTCTGGATAGGACCACTGACAGGAGCTGTTCTGGCATCTCTCATCTACAACTTCATCTTGTTCCCAAACACCAAGACTCTGGCTCAGAGGCTAGCCATTTTAACAGGCACCATGGAAGCTGAGGAAATGGTACCTCAAAAGAAGGACCCAGAGCCCACTTCAGGGAACACTGAATTACCCAACTTGGTATag